The Agromyces atrinae genome window below encodes:
- the rfbB gene encoding dTDP-glucose 4,6-dehydratase — translation MTALLVTGGAGFIGSNFVHHVIEHTEHHVTVLDSLTYAGNLASLAGLPESRVSFVHGDITNAPLVDSLVAETDAVIHYAAESHNDNSLDNPRPFLDTNIIGTYTLLEAVRRHETRYHHISTDEVYGDLELDDPERFTESTPYNPSSPYSSTKAGSDLLVRAWARSFGVRATISNCSNNYGPYQHVEKFIPRQITNVLDGVRPKLYGAGLNVRDWIHAEDHSSAVLSILERGSIGETYLIGADGEKSNLDVVRLILRLTGNPEDDFEHVTDRPGHDLRYAIDSTKLRTELGWSPSFGDFETGIAHTIDWYRNNRSWWSPAKAATESFYAARGH, via the coding sequence GTGACTGCGCTCCTCGTCACCGGTGGTGCAGGTTTCATCGGCTCGAACTTCGTCCACCACGTCATCGAGCACACCGAGCATCACGTAACCGTGCTCGACTCATTGACGTATGCGGGCAATCTGGCGTCACTCGCTGGTCTTCCCGAATCACGGGTGTCGTTCGTGCATGGCGACATAACAAATGCTCCACTTGTCGACAGCCTCGTCGCCGAGACCGATGCCGTCATCCACTACGCAGCGGAGTCTCACAACGACAACTCACTAGACAACCCTCGCCCTTTCCTCGACACGAACATCATCGGTACCTACACATTGCTGGAAGCAGTGCGTCGTCACGAGACGCGGTACCACCACATCTCTACCGACGAGGTATATGGGGACCTCGAGTTGGATGATCCCGAGCGTTTCACCGAGTCGACTCCGTACAACCCTTCATCCCCGTATTCATCAACGAAAGCGGGCAGCGATTTACTGGTCCGCGCCTGGGCACGATCCTTCGGCGTCCGAGCGACAATCTCAAATTGCTCGAACAACTACGGTCCTTACCAGCACGTCGAGAAGTTCATCCCCCGGCAGATCACGAACGTTCTTGACGGGGTTCGGCCGAAACTCTACGGCGCTGGTCTGAACGTCCGCGACTGGATCCATGCCGAGGACCACTCGTCCGCCGTGCTCTCGATCCTCGAACGGGGCAGTATCGGCGAGACGTATCTCATCGGCGCCGATGGCGAGAAGTCGAACCTCGATGTCGTACGCCTAATCCTCCGCCTCACGGGAAACCCCGAGGATGACTTCGAACACGTCACGGACCGCCCCGGTCATGATCTCCGCTATGCAATCGATTCCACGAAGCTTCGCACCGAGCTAGGTTGGAGTCCCTCATTCGGCGACTTTGAAACAGGCATCGCGCACACCATCGACTGGTATCGCAACAACCGCAGCTGGTGGTCTCCCGCCAAGGCTGCAACTGAGTCCTTCTACGCCGCCCGCGGCCACTAG
- the rfbA gene encoding glucose-1-phosphate thymidylyltransferase RfbA — protein sequence MKGIILAGGSGTRLHPITLGVSKQLVPVYDKPMVYYPLSTLMLAGVKEILVITTPHDADQFRRLLGDGSQFGIELSFAVQPSPDGLAQAFTIGADFIGTDRVALALGDNLLYGPGLGSQLKRFANIDGGAVFAYWVAEPSAYGVVEFDGEGRAVSLEEKPLKPKSNYAVPGLYFYDNGVVEIARGLRPSPRGELEITDVNRTYLERGALAVEVLPRGTAWLDTGTFDQMTDAADYVRTMERRTGLRIGVPEEVAWREGFLTDDELRTRAETLVKSGYGRYLLDTLQRGR from the coding sequence GTGAAAGGCATCATTCTGGCCGGCGGGTCTGGCACGCGACTGCATCCCATTACTCTCGGCGTTTCGAAGCAACTCGTTCCTGTCTATGACAAGCCGATGGTGTACTACCCGCTCTCGACCTTGATGCTTGCTGGCGTGAAGGAGATTCTCGTAATCACGACGCCGCACGACGCGGACCAATTCAGAAGACTGCTGGGGGACGGCTCACAGTTCGGAATCGAGCTGTCGTTCGCAGTGCAGCCATCTCCAGACGGACTCGCACAAGCGTTCACGATCGGTGCAGATTTCATTGGTACTGATCGGGTCGCCCTCGCGCTCGGCGACAACCTCCTCTACGGGCCCGGCTTAGGCTCGCAGCTCAAGCGCTTTGCAAACATCGACGGCGGCGCGGTGTTCGCGTACTGGGTTGCTGAGCCCTCCGCATACGGTGTAGTTGAGTTCGACGGCGAGGGACGGGCTGTCTCGCTCGAGGAGAAGCCCCTCAAGCCGAAAAGCAACTACGCAGTACCCGGGCTCTACTTCTACGACAATGGCGTGGTCGAGATCGCCCGGGGCCTGCGCCCCTCACCGCGAGGCGAATTGGAGATCACCGACGTGAATCGTACCTATCTCGAACGCGGGGCTCTCGCCGTCGAGGTACTCCCTCGCGGAACGGCCTGGCTCGACACCGGCACCTTCGACCAGATGACCGATGCAGCCGACTACGTGCGCACGATGGAACGTCGCACGGGACTACGTATCGGGGTGCCCGAAGAAGTCGCGTGGCGCGAGGGCTTCCTAACTGACGATGAACTGCGCACTCGAGCGGAGACCCTCGTCAAGTCTGGCTATGGTCGGTATCTGCTCGACACCCTGCAGAGGGGACGCTGA
- a CDS encoding sugar transferase, giving the protein MLQQVESRVRASAARPADDWRRRYAWQLTITDALVLIWVVVGAQFAWLGLDRTAVGFSGSRDDIAISYTAVSIGIIVMWMCALHVYGSRGFRVAGAGTVEYKLVADATVRVFGVVAIVAFLVKLDLARGYVLISFPLGLAVLIASRWLWRQWLAVKRLDGQFTSTVLLVGTSSSSAVIARELARAPRAGYRVVGACVPIADEAETLSGTSVPIIGTLDSALETMTATGADTLVITGADELTPVRVRELSWGLEPGRQHLVVAPGLVDIGGPRIHTRPVSGLPLLHVETPRFEGSKLYMKRLLDIVVSFVLVVVLAPLFVILAIAIKTTSAGPVFYRQERIGRRGAPFSMLKFRSMQVDADDRLDALLAEQGSTGEPLFKVRNDPRVTRIGATLRRYSLDELPQLFNVLTGTMSLVGPRPQREGEVALYDSTAHRRLLVPPGMTGLWQVSGRSKLAWEDALRLDLYYVENWSLTNDLAILLQTVRVVVRPGDGEVQ; this is encoded by the coding sequence GTGCTGCAGCAGGTCGAGAGCCGGGTTCGCGCATCTGCTGCGCGCCCGGCCGACGATTGGCGTCGGCGCTATGCCTGGCAGCTCACGATCACCGATGCGCTCGTTCTGATCTGGGTCGTGGTGGGCGCGCAGTTCGCCTGGCTCGGTCTCGACCGAACGGCCGTCGGCTTCAGTGGCTCGCGAGACGACATCGCGATCAGCTACACCGCCGTCTCGATCGGCATCATCGTGATGTGGATGTGTGCGCTGCACGTCTACGGGTCGCGGGGCTTTCGGGTCGCGGGTGCGGGCACGGTCGAGTACAAGCTCGTCGCCGATGCGACGGTGCGCGTGTTCGGCGTCGTCGCGATCGTCGCCTTCCTCGTGAAGCTCGACTTGGCGCGCGGCTACGTGCTCATCTCCTTTCCGCTGGGCCTCGCCGTGCTGATCGCGTCGCGATGGCTCTGGCGGCAATGGCTCGCGGTGAAGCGACTCGATGGGCAGTTCACCTCGACGGTCCTGCTGGTGGGCACGTCGTCGTCATCCGCCGTCATCGCGCGTGAACTCGCGCGTGCACCCCGCGCCGGCTACCGCGTCGTCGGTGCGTGCGTACCGATCGCCGACGAGGCCGAGACCCTATCGGGCACGAGTGTTCCGATCATCGGCACTCTCGACTCTGCGCTCGAGACGATGACCGCAACCGGTGCCGACACACTCGTGATTACCGGCGCCGACGAGCTGACTCCTGTGCGGGTGCGCGAACTGAGCTGGGGCCTCGAGCCGGGGCGGCAGCATCTCGTCGTCGCGCCCGGCCTGGTCGATATCGGCGGCCCTCGCATCCACACGCGACCCGTCTCCGGTCTGCCACTGCTCCACGTCGAGACGCCGCGCTTCGAGGGGTCGAAGCTCTACATGAAACGCCTGCTCGACATCGTCGTCTCGTTCGTTCTCGTGGTCGTGCTCGCGCCCCTCTTCGTCATCCTCGCCATCGCGATCAAGACGACGAGCGCAGGCCCGGTGTTCTACCGGCAGGAGCGCATCGGGCGCCGGGGGGCGCCCTTCTCGATGCTGAAATTCCGTTCGATGCAGGTCGATGCCGATGATCGACTCGACGCGCTGCTCGCCGAGCAGGGCTCCACGGGCGAACCGTTGTTCAAGGTGCGCAACGATCCCCGCGTGACCCGTATCGGCGCGACGCTGCGCCGCTACTCGCTCGACGAGCTACCGCAGCTGTTCAACGTGCTGACGGGAACGATGAGTCTCGTGGGGCCGCGGCCCCAGCGCGAGGGAGAGGTGGCGCTGTACGACTCGACGGCGCACCGCCGGCTGCTGGTTCCGCCCGGTATGACCGGGCTGTGGCAGGTGAGCGGGCGGTCGAAGCTCGCGTGGGAAGACGCCCTGAGGCTCGACCTCTACTACGTCGAGAACTGGTCGCTCACGAACGATCTCGCGATTCTGCTGCAAACCGTTCGCGTCGTCGTTCGACCCGGCGACGGTGAGGTTCAGTGA